The Miscanthus floridulus cultivar M001 chromosome 6, ASM1932011v1, whole genome shotgun sequence genomic interval CCGAGGGGGCGACTTCTCCGGCATGGTGTCCGGTGGAAACGGGCTCTTCATCTCAGGAGTGTACCACAAGGCCACCGTAGAGGTGGACGAGGTCGGCACCGTGGCCGCCGCGGCCACAGCCGTGTGCATAAAACAGTGTGCAAGGATGGGTCCACCGCCGTTAGATTTCGTGGCGGACCGGCCCTTCTTGTTCGCCATCGTGGAGGAGAGGAGTGGCGTCCTGCTGTTCCTTGGGCATGTGGTGAACCCTCTGGTTGGATGATGATGCTCAAGCCTGAAGAAAGAGAGAACTCATTAGTACTACATAACTTTGTGCAGGAACAACAGAATAAAAGAGACTGTATCTTTGTATGTGCCATGTAATCTGAAGAATTTGCGCGTGTGCTATGTTTGTATAACGAAAACTTTTGAATAAACTGAAATTTATACCACTCGCCACAATATTGAATCGTTCATCTGCAGGCAGTTGGCAATTTGATTGTttgacaaaaagaaaaaaaaaacacttcatAGAACTGAACACAGTGAAACCTTCAACGagagaagtactgttggctgatttgttgtgagagaaaaatgacTGTACAATTCTGCTACAGTTCCATGGTACAACTGTGTTTACAACTTCCGTGAACCGTCAGTGGTTCACTAGTTCAAAACCCATGTTTACAACTCTACAAACCACATAGTAACATTGTGAGAGCACAAGAACAAAAATATGTCAAAACACCGGCAGGCAAAGGCATCACCAGCCACCAGGTCACACAACAAAGTTTGTCAGATAACATACATTCATATCAGTTAAGATCAAGGCTCATCCATCGTCTGAACTGGGGGTGGAGTCGCATTAGGAGCCGATGAGGACCCACTGCCTGTTCTCTCACGGATCTCCCTGTACTCCTGGCATATAGCACACAAGTGACAGAATAAGTGTGTCGTCAAATCGCCACAGGGTGCTTCCTGCATAGGAAAAACATTCCAgggtgagaaaaaaaatattaaacccaCAAAACGTCATCAGAGACCAAAAAAATCACACTAATTGTAATTTTGTTTTGAAGAAACACACCAATGGTAAATGACAGAAGAATATTAAAACTCCGAAAATATTTGTTGAGGTGTATCAGAAATCACAATGATCTACAGTTGAAACCCCAAATATGACTAATTTCTAGAGGTAGTTAACCACGTTTTGTACGAATTCATCGTATTTATAGCAAATGCCCATGCAAAACTTCCAAACCATCCAGTTACAAAGACAAATAACAATGGTACAAGTGCGTGGAGGAGCCGGGGGTCGAATTATACCAAATGGAGCCTAAGCATGCACTGTTTGTTTTGGTACCAAGAGCCACTGTATCATTGACAGTGACTTTGTGCAATGCAATTGCAAACACAACAGCTGTAAAGGGATACGAGAACATGTCCCTAATAATTCTATTTAAACAGCTTTATCATCTATTTTATAGGGATAGAAAAGACAATCAACTATATCGCAGAGCACACTATTAGAAATAGTGGAGGATGTTGCCCTAATGCCCTGTATGAAGCCCTAGTATGTCTCTAGTATATTTATTTGCTCCCAATAGCCAAATTACAGTAGTTGAGAAAACGCTGCATGATGTTAAGAAAATTGCTTCTGATTGCCAATTTGCAGGGGAAGAAAAATGCCAATATAACAACCGCAGCGGTTCAAACCACATACCGGAAGATTGTACTTTGTTCTTAGTGCACTGCGGTATCCGCAAGCATAACAAGCAACGGCAGATCCTGGAACTGCTAATACTAGACCTCCAGTAAATACACAGCATAGACTTGTGAGAAGGCCCCACAACATGCAATGTGTAGTGCATGATCCAGCAAGAGTTCCAGATCCCAAGAATTGTGCATTCTTTCCAAAAAGAAAACAGGGGCAAGTCGCACCAATACAACCTAGAAAAATGGCCAGAAAATCTTGTTATGCAGGTAAATGGGATTTTTCAGTATTACATGATTATGCAATAGATGGTGACACCTCCAAACTGGATTGAATAAATATACAATACCCAATAGATAGGTAAAAGAGGTTTTA includes:
- the LOC136458054 gene encoding cell number regulator 5; the encoded protein is MAGKGSYVPPQYIPLYSLDTEEDCVPAVEENHAAHHKLNRDPTQWSSGICACFDDPQSCCIGATCPCFLFGKNAQFLGSGTLAGSCTTHCMLWGLLTSLCCVFTGGLVLAVPGSAVACYACGYRSALRTKYNLPEAPCGDLTTHLFCHLCAICQEYREIRERTGSGSSSAPNATPPPVQTMDEP